From Streptomyces griseorubiginosus, one genomic window encodes:
- a CDS encoding 6-phosphofructokinase: MRIGVLTSGGDCPGLNAVIRSVVHRSVVDHGDEVIGFRDGWRGLLECDYLKLDLDAVGGILARGGTILGSSRVQPSHLRDGVERAKGHVEELGLDAIIPIGGEGTLKAARLMSDAGLPIVGVPKTIDNDIAVTDVTFGFDTAVGVATEALDRLKTTAESHQRVLVVEVMGRHTGWIALHSGMAAGAHAIVVPERPFDIEELARRVGERFEAGKRFAIVVAAEGAKPAPGSMAFDEGGKDIYGHERFAGIARQLSIELEERLGKEARPVILGHVQRGGTPTAYDRVLATRFGWHAVEAVHRGEFGHMTALRGTDIVMVPLAEAVETLKTVPSARYAEAECVL; the protein is encoded by the coding sequence ATGCGCATTGGTGTCCTCACGTCCGGCGGCGACTGCCCCGGCCTGAACGCCGTCATCCGGTCCGTCGTGCACCGTTCCGTCGTCGACCACGGCGACGAGGTCATCGGTTTCCGGGACGGCTGGCGGGGTCTCCTGGAGTGCGACTACCTCAAGCTCGACCTCGACGCCGTCGGCGGCATCCTCGCCCGCGGCGGCACGATCCTCGGCTCCTCCCGCGTCCAACCCTCGCATCTGCGGGACGGCGTGGAGCGGGCCAAGGGGCACGTCGAGGAGCTGGGGCTCGACGCGATCATCCCCATCGGCGGCGAGGGCACGCTCAAGGCGGCCCGGCTGATGTCCGACGCCGGCCTGCCGATCGTCGGCGTGCCGAAGACGATCGACAACGACATCGCGGTCACCGACGTCACCTTCGGGTTCGACACGGCCGTCGGGGTCGCCACCGAGGCGCTCGACCGGCTCAAGACCACCGCCGAGTCCCACCAGCGGGTGCTCGTCGTCGAGGTCATGGGGCGGCACACCGGGTGGATAGCGCTGCACTCCGGCATGGCGGCGGGCGCGCACGCCATCGTCGTGCCGGAACGGCCCTTCGACATCGAGGAGTTGGCCCGGCGGGTCGGCGAGCGGTTCGAGGCGGGCAAGCGGTTCGCGATCGTCGTGGCGGCGGAGGGGGCCAAGCCGGCCCCCGGCTCCATGGCCTTCGACGAGGGCGGCAAGGACATCTACGGGCACGAGCGGTTCGCCGGGATCGCCCGCCAGCTGTCGATCGAGCTGGAGGAGCGGCTGGGGAAGGAAGCGCGGCCGGTCATCCTCGGGCATGTGCAGCGGGGTGGTACGCCGACGGCCTACGACCGGGTGCTGGCCACGCGGTTCGGGTGGCATGCGGTGGAGGCCGTGCACCGTGGGGAGTTCGGTCACATGACGGCGCTCCGGGGGACCGACATCGTGATGGTGCCGCTGGCGGAGGCTGTGGAGACGTTGAAGACGGTGCCGTCGGCGCGGTACGCGGAAGCGGAGTGCGTGCTTTAG
- a CDS encoding type 1 glutamine amidotransferase, which translates to MSDNQLRIVWIYPDLLSTYGDQGNALVIERRARQRGLDVARLDVRSDQAIPTSGDIYLIGGGEDRPQRLAAERLRRDGGLHRAVGNGAIVFSVCAGYQILGHEFINDLGQREPGLGLLDVVSVRGEGARCVGDVLADIDPRLGLPPLTGFENHQGVTHLGPTARPFANVRLGNGNGTGDGTEGAYNDTVFGTYMHGPVLARNPLIADLLLKLALDVNALPPTDDRWYEALRNERIAAAQQPA; encoded by the coding sequence GTGAGCGACAACCAACTGCGGATCGTCTGGATCTACCCCGACCTTCTCAGCACCTACGGCGACCAGGGCAACGCCCTCGTCATCGAGCGCCGGGCCCGCCAGCGCGGCCTCGACGTGGCCCGCCTGGACGTGCGCAGCGACCAGGCGATCCCGACCTCCGGCGACATCTACCTGATCGGCGGCGGCGAGGACCGGCCCCAGCGGCTCGCGGCCGAGCGGCTGCGCCGGGACGGCGGACTGCACCGGGCCGTGGGCAACGGCGCGATCGTCTTCTCGGTGTGCGCCGGCTACCAGATCCTCGGCCACGAGTTCATCAACGACCTCGGCCAGCGCGAGCCCGGCCTCGGTCTGCTCGACGTGGTCTCCGTGCGCGGCGAGGGCGCGCGGTGCGTCGGTGACGTGCTCGCCGACATCGACCCGCGCCTCGGCCTGCCCCCGCTGACCGGCTTCGAGAACCACCAGGGCGTCACCCACCTCGGGCCCACCGCCCGCCCGTTCGCCAACGTCCGGCTGGGCAACGGCAACGGCACCGGGGACGGTACGGAGGGGGCGTACAACGACACGGTCTTCGGTACGTACATGCACGGCCCCGTCCTGGCGCGCAACCCGCTCATCGCCGACCTGCTGCTGAAGCTGGCCCTGGACGTGAACGCGCTGCCGCCGACCGACGACCGCTGGTACGAGGCCCTGCGCAACGAGCGCATCGCGGCCGCTCAGCAGCCTGCCTGA
- a CDS encoding MurT ligase domain-containing protein has product MTGNSDPLSPRAKLAVTAGKAVAAASRAAGRGSGSVIGGKVALKLDPDLLARLAQHLDVVLVSATNGKTTTTRLIAEALGAAGPVVSNALGANMPAGITSALAGGSDARFGVIEVDEKYLAGVARDTDPKCIALLNLSRDQLDRAAETRMLAENWREGLAGSKAVVVANADDPLVVWAASSSPNVIWVAAGQMWKDDAWSCPSCGGVMQRPGDDWFCGECGFRRPTPSWALSGDHVLDPHGSAWPIHLQLPGRANKANAASSAAVAAVFGVPPQVALERMYQVQAVAGRYDVVQFQQRDLRLLLAKNPAGWLETFSLIDPPPTPVILSVNARGADGTDTSWLWDVDYTRLTGHPICVIGDRKLDLAVRLEVANQNFQVCDNLDQAVSMSPHGRIEVIANYTAFQDLRRRVGN; this is encoded by the coding sequence ATGACAGGCAACTCGGACCCGCTCTCGCCGCGGGCCAAGCTCGCCGTGACGGCGGGCAAGGCCGTCGCGGCGGCATCCCGAGCCGCGGGTCGCGGCAGCGGTTCGGTCATCGGCGGCAAGGTGGCCCTCAAACTCGACCCCGACCTCCTCGCCCGGCTCGCCCAGCACCTGGACGTCGTCCTCGTCTCGGCGACCAACGGCAAGACCACCACCACCCGGTTGATCGCGGAGGCCCTGGGGGCCGCCGGGCCCGTCGTCTCCAACGCGCTCGGCGCCAACATGCCCGCCGGCATCACCTCGGCGCTGGCCGGCGGCTCGGACGCCCGGTTCGGCGTGATCGAGGTCGACGAGAAGTACCTCGCGGGCGTGGCCCGGGACACCGACCCCAAGTGCATCGCCCTGCTGAACCTCTCCCGCGACCAGCTCGACCGGGCCGCCGAGACCCGCATGCTCGCCGAGAACTGGCGTGAGGGGCTCGCCGGAAGCAAGGCCGTCGTGGTCGCCAACGCCGACGACCCGCTCGTCGTGTGGGCCGCGTCCTCCTCCCCCAACGTCATCTGGGTCGCCGCCGGACAGATGTGGAAGGACGACGCCTGGTCCTGCCCGTCCTGCGGCGGTGTGATGCAGCGGCCGGGCGACGACTGGTTCTGCGGCGAGTGCGGGTTCCGCCGCCCCACGCCGAGCTGGGCGCTCTCCGGCGACCACGTGCTCGACCCGCACGGCTCCGCGTGGCCCATCCACCTCCAGCTGCCCGGCCGCGCCAACAAGGCCAACGCCGCCTCCTCGGCCGCCGTCGCCGCCGTCTTCGGCGTACCGCCGCAGGTCGCCCTGGAACGCATGTACCAGGTGCAGGCCGTCGCCGGCCGCTACGACGTCGTGCAGTTCCAGCAGCGCGACCTGCGCCTGCTGCTCGCGAAGAACCCGGCCGGCTGGCTCGAGACGTTCAGCCTGATCGACCCGCCGCCCACCCCGGTGATCCTCTCGGTCAACGCCCGCGGCGCCGACGGCACCGACACCTCCTGGCTGTGGGACGTCGACTACACCCGGCTGACCGGCCACCCGATCTGCGTGATCGGCGACCGCAAGCTGGACCTCGCGGTGCGCCTCGAGGTCGCGAACCAGAACTTCCAGGTCTGCGACAACCTCGACCAGGCCGTGTCGATGAGCCCGCACGGCCGTATCGAGGTCATCGCGAACTACACCGCCTTCCAGGACCTGCGCCGCCGCGTCGGCAACTGA
- the def gene encoding peptide deformylase, whose product MRNGSIPGTRGRVRPLTLLGSPVLHEPCGEVTDFGPELATLVEDLFATMYAHEGVGLAANQVGVPLRVFVYDCPDDEETRHLGHVVNPRLVETDGLVLRGPEGCLSLPGLESGVERHDHAVVEGFTATGEPVTIHGTGFFARCLQHEMDHLEGKVYADRVEGRRHRRLMRQVARTSWHRGS is encoded by the coding sequence ATGCGAAACGGCTCCATTCCGGGCACCCGTGGCCGGGTCCGGCCCCTCACCCTGCTCGGCAGCCCCGTACTGCACGAACCCTGCGGGGAGGTAACGGACTTCGGCCCGGAACTGGCGACCCTCGTGGAAGACCTGTTCGCGACGATGTACGCGCACGAGGGGGTGGGCCTCGCGGCGAACCAAGTGGGCGTCCCCCTGCGCGTGTTCGTCTACGACTGCCCCGACGACGAGGAGACCCGCCACCTGGGCCACGTGGTCAACCCCCGCCTGGTGGAGACGGACGGCCTGGTGCTCAGGGGCCCCGAGGGCTGCCTGTCCCTGCCGGGCCTGGAGTCGGGGGTGGAACGCCACGACCACGCGGTGGTGGAGGGTTTCACAGCGACGGGCGAGCCCGTGACGATCCACGGCACGGGCTTCTTCGCAAGGTGCCTGCAACACGAGATGGACCACTTGGAGGGCAAGGTCTACGCGGACCGGGTGGAGGGTCGGCGCCACCGGCGGTTGATGCGACAAGTGGCTCGGACTTCTTGGCATAGGGGGAGTTGA
- a CDS encoding TetR family transcriptional regulator — MDTTQRTDQQRSADRRRRELLEAADRVVLRDGPQASMNAIAAEAGITKPILYRHFGDKGGLYAALAKRHTDALLDSLRAALDAPADRRERVEATLDTYLAAIEARPQVYRFLMHPAEGGQTADQGFDVGQHSVPLLRRMGEELAQVIEDRLDLGPGSQLLARVWGHGIVGMMYAAGDWWLGERPCARGELVRSMADLLWGRLAAAGDKVGGPGF, encoded by the coding sequence ATGGACACCACACAGCGGACCGATCAGCAGCGGTCCGCCGACCGCCGCCGGCGCGAGCTGTTGGAGGCCGCGGACCGAGTGGTGCTGCGTGACGGGCCGCAGGCCTCTATGAACGCCATCGCCGCGGAAGCGGGTATCACCAAGCCGATTCTGTACCGGCACTTCGGCGACAAGGGGGGACTTTACGCCGCGCTTGCCAAGCGGCACACCGACGCGCTGCTGGATTCGCTGCGGGCCGCGCTGGACGCTCCGGCGGATCGGCGGGAGCGCGTGGAGGCGACGCTCGACACGTATCTCGCGGCGATCGAGGCGCGGCCTCAGGTGTACCGGTTCCTGATGCATCCCGCGGAGGGGGGACAGACCGCGGACCAGGGGTTCGACGTCGGTCAGCATTCCGTGCCGCTGCTGCGCAGGATGGGTGAGGAGTTGGCGCAGGTCATCGAGGACCGGCTGGATCTCGGGCCCGGGAGTCAGTTGCTGGCGCGGGTGTGGGGGCACGGGATCGTCGGGATGATGTACGCGGCGGGTGACTGGTGGCTGGGGGAACGGCCTTGTGCGCGGGGGGAGTTGGTGCGGAGTATGGCTGACCTGTTGTGGGGTCGCCTGGCGGCGGCCGGGGACAAAGTCGGAGGTCCGGGGTTCTGA
- a CDS encoding acyl-CoA dehydrogenase family protein gives MAEFTMELNDEQKEVRDWLHGFAADVIRPAAAEWDEREETPWPVIQEAAKVGIYSLDFYAQQYFDPTGLGIPMAMEELFWGDAGIALSIVGTGLAAVGVLANGTEEQIGTWIPQMYGDANDVKVAAFCSSEPDAGSDVASMRTRAVYDEAKDEWVLNGTKTWATNGGIANVHVVVAVVDAELGSKGHASFIVPPNTPGLSQGQKFKKHGIRASHTAEVVLENVRVPGHCLLGGKEKLDQRLARARERAKAGNGERVKNAAMATFEASRPAVGAMAVGTARAAYEVALDYAKTREQFGRPIIDNQGVAFQLADMRTSIDAARLLVWRASWMAINGKQFTAAEGSMSKLFASETAKKVTAQAVQILGGNGYTREYPVERMHRDAAIYTIFEGTSEIQRLVIARTLSGMSIR, from the coding sequence ATGGCCGAGTTCACCATGGAGCTCAACGACGAACAGAAGGAGGTCCGGGACTGGCTGCACGGCTTCGCGGCCGACGTCATCCGCCCCGCGGCCGCCGAATGGGACGAGCGTGAGGAGACTCCCTGGCCGGTCATCCAGGAGGCCGCGAAGGTCGGCATCTACTCCCTCGACTTCTACGCCCAGCAGTACTTCGACCCCACCGGGCTCGGTATCCCGATGGCGATGGAGGAGCTGTTCTGGGGCGACGCGGGCATCGCCCTGTCGATCGTAGGCACCGGACTCGCCGCCGTGGGCGTTCTCGCCAACGGAACCGAGGAGCAGATCGGCACCTGGATCCCCCAGATGTACGGCGACGCCAACGATGTCAAGGTCGCCGCGTTCTGCTCCTCCGAGCCGGACGCCGGCTCCGACGTGGCCTCCATGCGCACGCGTGCCGTGTACGACGAGGCCAAGGACGAGTGGGTGCTCAACGGCACCAAGACCTGGGCGACCAACGGCGGCATCGCCAACGTCCACGTGGTCGTGGCCGTCGTGGACGCCGAGCTCGGCTCCAAGGGGCACGCGTCCTTCATCGTGCCGCCGAACACCCCGGGCCTGTCCCAGGGCCAGAAGTTCAAGAAGCACGGCATCCGCGCCTCGCACACCGCCGAGGTCGTCCTGGAGAACGTCCGCGTCCCCGGCCACTGCCTGCTCGGCGGCAAGGAGAAGCTGGACCAGCGCCTGGCCCGGGCCCGCGAGCGGGCGAAGGCCGGCAACGGCGAGCGCGTGAAGAACGCGGCGATGGCGACCTTCGAGGCCAGCCGTCCCGCGGTGGGCGCCATGGCCGTGGGTACCGCCCGTGCCGCCTACGAAGTCGCCCTCGACTACGCCAAGACGCGTGAGCAGTTCGGGCGTCCGATCATCGACAACCAGGGCGTGGCCTTCCAGCTCGCCGACATGCGGACGTCCATCGACGCGGCCCGGCTGCTGGTCTGGCGGGCGTCCTGGATGGCCATCAACGGCAAGCAGTTCACCGCCGCCGAGGGCTCGATGTCGAAGCTGTTCGCGAGCGAGACCGCGAAGAAGGTCACCGCGCAGGCGGTCCAGATCCTCGGCGGCAACGGCTACACCAGGGAGTACCCGGTGGAGCGCATGCACCGCGACGCGGCGATCTACACGATCTTCGAGGGCACGAGCGAGATCCAGCGACTGGTGATCGCCCGGACGCTCTCGGGGATGTCCATCCGCTGA